Below is a window of Lentimicrobium sp. L6 DNA.
AAAAAAGTAATTGAAATCGATCAATCTCCCATTGGAAGAACTCCCAGAAGTAATCCTGCAACTTATACTGACTTATTCGACCATATCAGAGATTTATTTTCTAAGCAAGAAGAATCGAAAAATAGAGCATATAAAAAAGGACAATTCTCTTTTAATAATAAAGGAGGAAGATGCGAACATTGCCAAGGTGCTGGTAGAATTCAGCTCGGTATGCATTTCTTAGGAAATGTGGAAATTGAATGTGAGCATTGTCATGGAAAGCGATTTTCGGAGGAAACTTTAGAAGTCACTTATCAAGGAAAAAACATATATGAGGTATTGGAAATTTCCATAGAAGAAGCTTTTGAGTTTTTTCAAGGGCATAGTAAAATCACTAGAATCCTCGACCAACTCATTCAACTCGATGTGGGTTATTTGAAACTCGGACAAGCATCGACCACCCTTTCTGGTGGCGAAGCGCAAAGAATAAAACTGGCTTCGGAACTCTATAAAAGTTCGAAAGGTCATGTGCTTTATATTTTGGATGAACCTTCGGTGGGATTGCATAAAAAAGACATTAGCTATTTGATTCAAGCTCTTCAGAAAATAGTAAATCAAGGAAATACGGTTATCGTCATAGAACACGACTTGGATATTATAGAACAGGCTGATAGAGTTATAGATTTAGGCCCAGAAGGAGGAGAAAACGGAGGAAGGCTATTATTTCAAGGAAGTCCTAAAGGATTAATAAAATGCTCCGAATCCATTACCGGACAGGAGTTGAAAAAGAAGTACGAGCCTAAAGAGTGGGGAACTCCAACTTCTCGTCCAGCCATTGAGCAACAGAATATTCATTTTTACGGCGTGAATACTCATAATTTGAAAAATATCGATGTGGAGATTCCTCTAAACCAAACTACCGTCATCACAGGAGTTTCGGGTAGCGGAAAGAGTTCCTTGGCCTTCGATACTATTTATTCAGAAAGCAGAAACCGCTTTACCGAAAACCTTTCTTCCTATGCCCGAAGAATGATGAATAAAGTAAAAAAGCCAGATTTAGAACAATGTTCTGGCCTCACTCCTGCCATAGCTTTTCGTCAGAATCGATTTCAGAAAAATCCTCGTTCCACTGTAGGAACCGCTACCAAAATCTATGATTTATACCGCTTATTATTTTCTCGTTTTGGAGAAAATGAAAAAGGAGAAAAGGGTAATTTAACCATGTCCGATTTTTCTTTTAACAGAGCTGAATCTTCGTGCCCACATTGCAATGGAATGGGAATTATGATTACTGCTGACCCACAAAAGTTCATTAGTTTTCCTGATAAATCACTATTGAATGGCGCCATGGATGGAAATAAACCAGGGAAATTCTTTGGAGATATCCATGGTCAGTTTGTTCCCACTTTAGTTCAAGTTGGAAAGGAATTAGCTATTGATTTTTCTCTTCCCTATCAAGAACTTTCCGAGGAAGCCAAAGAAATAGCATTTTATGGATGTGGAGAACGAATTTTCTATGTGGAATGGCAGTTTAAAAGAGGAAATAGAAGTGGAACGCATCAGCTACAAATACCTTGGCATGGATTTATCAATGAGCTTAACGAAGATTACCAAATAAAAAAGGATGGCAAAAGAGGTGAGATTTATGAGTTTATCATGAGTGAAATAAAATGCCCGAAATGCCATGGAAAAAGATTAAAAGAGAAAGCCCTGTCCATTAAATTTAAAGGGTTTAATATTTCAGATATTTCATCTTGGAATATCCAAAAAGCGCAAGATTATTTTAAAGAACAAGCAAAATCATCAGACATAGCCGCTGCACAAATCTTTACACAATTAAATGAGAAGTTCAATATTTTTCAGCAATTAGGATTGGGATATTTAAATATAGATCGCCCCATACAAAGCCTTTCTGGTGGTGAAGCTCAACGATTAAGGATTGCCAGTCAGCTGGTATCTGACTTATGCGGTTTAACTTATGTTTTAGATGAGCCAACAGTGGGCTTACATTCTAGAGATACTGAAAAACTTCTAAAAACCATCTCTCAACTCAAAGAAAACGGTAATACCATTATCATGGTGGAACACGATATGGAAGTGATTAAAAATGCAGACCATATTATCGATTTAGGTCCAAAAGCCGGTAATAATGGTGGCGAAATCATCACTCAAGGAAATATAGAGAAAATTAAAAATTCTGAGGATTCTATCACTGGAAAATATCTCCATCAAGAAATCAATATTCCAGTATCAAAAGCACAGCTCCAAACTGGAATACAAATTAAAGCGGCCCATGCTCATAATCTAAAAAATATCGATCTCAAAATCCCTAGTGGAGGAATGGTTGCGGTTACTGGTGTTTCAGGTTCGGGGAAATCCTCATTGGTTTTCACTGTGATTGCCAAATCCTATAAAAGTGGTAAAGCAGAAAATTGTGAATCCATCTCCTTCGATAATATCAATTCCATATCCATCATGGACCAGCAAAGCATTGGAACATCTTCACTAAGTAATTGCGCCACTTATACTGGCATTTTTGAAGACATCAGAGATATATTTGCCAAAGAGTCAGAAGCCAAAGCAAAAGGCTTTAAGAAATCACATTTTTCCTTTAATAGCAAAGATGGCAGCTGCCCCGCTTGTAAGGGAATGGGACAAAATAAAGTCCCTATGGATTTCCTCTCCGATGTTTGGGTGACTTGCGAAATCTGTGATGGTAAAAGGTATAAAGAGGAAGTTCTCGAGGTGAAGCACCAAGAGAAATCTATTGATGAGGTTTTAAAAATGAGTATTTCAGAAGCTAAAGAGTTCTTTTCTCATGCAAAGAAAACAGCTCCTGCTTTAAACATTTTAGAGGAGGTAGGACTTGGATATATACAGCTGGGACAAGCCACTTCTACCCTATCGGGGGGCGAAACCCAAAGGTTGAAATTAGCCCATGAGTTGAACAAGCAAAGCAGTTCCAAAACCCTCTTTATCTTTGATGAACCGTCTACAGGATTACATATACAAGATGTGGAACTACTTTTAAAAGTATTTAGAAAATTAGTAGATGAAGGGCATTCTCTTATTATTGTTGAGCATAATATAGATATTATTAAAGCAGCTGATTGGATTATCGATTTAGGTCCAGAAGGTGGAGATGCTGGTGGAGAATTGATTTTTTCAGGTAAATTAGAGGAACTTAAGACTTGTGATGGGTCTTTTACTTCTATGGCATTATGTTAATTTGAGAAATCCACAAATGATAGTGATTTACTAAGACTTATCTATTTGTATTATTTACTAAATTTGGCAAATGATTCACTTTTACAAATATCACGGAACCGGTAACGATTTTGTCATTATTAATATGACAAAAAACTCCTTTTCACTAACAACTGAGCAAATTGCGTTTATATGTGATAGACACAAAGGTATAGGAGCTGATGGATTAATGATGCTTTTAAATTCGGAGGATTCTGATTTCAGAATGAAGTATTATAACAGCGATGGCAAAGAAGGCAGTATGTGTGGAAATGGTGGTCGATGCATGCTCGCATTTGCTTATGATATGGGAATTACAAAGGAGGTATATCGCTTTATAGCCATTGACGGAAATCACGAAGGAAGAATTTTAAAAGAGCATCCCACTGAAAAACTCGTCGAACTAAAAATGAGTGATGTTCATGAGACTAAATCTTTAAACAACAACTTCGAAATCAATACTGGCTCTCCTCATTATCTCGATTTTCGCGAAGAAGTGGAAAAACTAGATGTGGTTGAAGAAGGGAAAGCTATTCGCTATTCCGATGCTTATCAAGAAGAAGGTATTAATGTAAATTTCGTAGAGCAAAAAAAGAATCAGCTTTATGTAAGAACCTATGAAAGAGGTGTTGAGAATGAGACCTTAGCTTGCGGAACTGGCGTAACAGCTGCAGCTATCGCTTCTTCAATTCGCCAAAATTTGATTTATAAAAATTTCAATATCAAAGTATTGGGTGGCCAATTAAATGTAAAATTTGAAACAGAGGATGGTAATTTTTTTCATTCTATCTATCTTACAGGTCCTGCAGTATTTGTATACGAAGGCCATATAAATATCCCTTTTTAATATGATAGAAAACCATAAAATAGCTTTACGAGCTCCAGAGCTTAGCGACTTAGAAATTTTGTTTGATTGGGAAAACCAATCTGAATTTTGGTATTTAAGCAATACTATCCTCCCCTTTTCTCGATTCGATATAGAGCAATTTATTCTACAAGGAAATCACGATATCTATGCTGACAAACAATTTCGTTTCATGATCACTAATAAAGAAAATGATGAAGTATTAGGCTGTGTGGATATATTTGATTTTGATGCCCATAATGAGCGGGCTGGTTTGGGGATTTTAATTGATGAGAAATATAGACAAAAAGGTTGGGCCAGTGAAGCTTTGGAACTGATTATTGGCTACGCATTTAAACAATTGAAACTGCATCAATTGTATTGCAATATCTTAAGTTCAAATACCGAGAGTCTAAATCTGTTTAAAAAGAAACATTTTTCCGAAATTGGAGTAAAACAGGATTGGGTATTTATTGAAGGTAAATATCACGACGAGATTTTATTGCAATTAATCAGGAAAAACTAAATTTATGTCTAATTATCATAGTTCTTATCGCCGTAATTCTAGGAAAAAGAAAAATCCATTCCGCATGGTCTTATTCATTTTACTTATTGGAATCATTATAATCGGTGGTATTGCTGCATATATGGCTTATCAAATAGTGATGGCACCTAATATTTGGACCGAAGAAGAAAAAGAACAATACATCTATATTAATAATGAGGATGATTTTGAAAGCATTAAGAATCAACTATATGCCAACGGGAACATCATCCACCGCAATAATTTTGAGCTATTAGCTGATTACAAGAAATACGCTGACAATATTAAACCTGGTCGCTATTCCATAAAAAATGGAATGAATAATAATGAACTGATTAACCTATTACGAAGCGGTAATCAAGAACCCATAAAACTCATTTTCAACAACATAAGATTAAAAGAGGATTTATCAAAAAGAATTGCCGAGCAAATTAATATCGACGAAGATTTACTTCTTGAAAAATTAAACGATTCTGTTTATTGTAATTCTGTTGGCTTTAGTACTGAAACCGTAAAAAGCATGTTTTTGCCCAACACCTATTTTGTTTATTGGAATACCACCACTGATGAGTTTTTAAACAGAATGAGCTTTGAGTATAAGCAATTTTGGACAGAAGAAAGAGTGACTAAAGCTAATGACAAAAACCTAAACCCTATAGAAGTAAGTATTTTAGCAAGTATTGTGGAAAAAGAGACCCAAAAGAACGACGAGAAAGCAAGGGTTGCTGGGGTTTATATAAACAGAATTGAAAGTGGTTGGAGGCTACAAGCAGACCCTACTCTTATATATGCATTAGGGGATTTCAATATTAAAAGAGTTCTAAATGTATATAAAGAAATTGACTCACCTTATAATACCTATAAGTATACAGGCCTTCCACCTGGCCCCATATGCATCCCTAGTATTTCATCGATAAATGCAGTACTAAATGCTGAAGAGCATAGCTACTTCTTTTTCTGTGCCAAGCCTGACTATTCTGGCTATCATAACTTTGCAAAAAACAGCAAACAACATATTAATAATGCCAATGCTTATCGTGAGTTTTTAAACAAAGAAAAAATATTCAAATAAATTATAATCTAAATTATTAATCTCTCAAATCATTTTATACATTTGCGTATTAATATTAACACAATCAAAATCTTATGAAAAAAATTATTCTAGTATTCATCGCATCATTTATGATGATCGGGTTCACTCAAGCACAAA
It encodes the following:
- the mltG gene encoding endolytic transglycosylase MltG, whose protein sequence is MSNYHSSYRRNSRKKKNPFRMVLFILLIGIIIIGGIAAYMAYQIVMAPNIWTEEEKEQYIYINNEDDFESIKNQLYANGNIIHRNNFELLADYKKYADNIKPGRYSIKNGMNNNELINLLRSGNQEPIKLIFNNIRLKEDLSKRIAEQINIDEDLLLEKLNDSVYCNSVGFSTETVKSMFLPNTYFVYWNTTTDEFLNRMSFEYKQFWTEERVTKANDKNLNPIEVSILASIVEKETQKNDEKARVAGVYINRIESGWRLQADPTLIYALGDFNIKRVLNVYKEIDSPYNTYKYTGLPPGPICIPSISSINAVLNAEEHSYFFFCAKPDYSGYHNFAKNSKQHINNANAYREFLNKEKIFK
- the dapF gene encoding diaminopimelate epimerase: MIHFYKYHGTGNDFVIINMTKNSFSLTTEQIAFICDRHKGIGADGLMMLLNSEDSDFRMKYYNSDGKEGSMCGNGGRCMLAFAYDMGITKEVYRFIAIDGNHEGRILKEHPTEKLVELKMSDVHETKSLNNNFEINTGSPHYLDFREEVEKLDVVEEGKAIRYSDAYQEEGINVNFVEQKKNQLYVRTYERGVENETLACGTGVTAAAIASSIRQNLIYKNFNIKVLGGQLNVKFETEDGNFFHSIYLTGPAVFVYEGHINIPF
- a CDS encoding GNAT family N-acetyltransferase — its product is MIENHKIALRAPELSDLEILFDWENQSEFWYLSNTILPFSRFDIEQFILQGNHDIYADKQFRFMITNKENDEVLGCVDIFDFDAHNERAGLGILIDEKYRQKGWASEALELIIGYAFKQLKLHQLYCNILSSNTESLNLFKKKHFSEIGVKQDWVFIEGKYHDEILLQLIRKN
- the uvrA gene encoding excinuclease ABC subunit UvrA, which produces MNSKNNKLIIKNAEEHNLKNIDVQIPHNSLTVITGVSGSGKSSLAYQVIFNESQRRFLESFSSYSRSYIGKMEKPKVEEIKGLHAALAIHQKTAVSNPRSTVGTLSGIYDYLRLLFARLGEVKCLNCGAEMKSKAENICSNCGYSNIKIRAKLFSFNSSAGACPTCKGLGLTEQIDPKKLIADETKSLTEGALVPTTPTGYIVYSQVRVDELDKVCRAHDFSVDIPWKQLTLEQQNIIWYGSDRVKILFGKHSLESRLKWKGITAKPREEAFYKGMLPIMEEILKRDRNDNILRFASSFTCTDCEGTRLRKEARNVHLLGKNISDLSAMTVADLKSFLDNLKHEDIQQDVLEHILKPIFKRLYHLELLGLNYLTLERESASLSGGEAQRIRLASQLGTGLQGILYILDEPSIGLHARDNQKLIQVLRDLRDNGNTVVVVEHDEETIKAADYLIDIGPKAGVHGGEILFQGETQELLQNPEKYPKSITAQSLSTTHSTFITSKNRKSIGEIKLTGLLKNNLKNIDVDFQLGLLNVVTGVSGAGKSTLVNQILAHMLRNKQTESEIGKLESSEEIKKVIEIDQSPIGRTPRSNPATYTDLFDHIRDLFSKQEESKNRAYKKGQFSFNNKGGRCEHCQGAGRIQLGMHFLGNVEIECEHCHGKRFSEETLEVTYQGKNIYEVLEISIEEAFEFFQGHSKITRILDQLIQLDVGYLKLGQASTTLSGGEAQRIKLASELYKSSKGHVLYILDEPSVGLHKKDISYLIQALQKIVNQGNTVIVIEHDLDIIEQADRVIDLGPEGGENGGRLLFQGSPKGLIKCSESITGQELKKKYEPKEWGTPTSRPAIEQQNIHFYGVNTHNLKNIDVEIPLNQTTVITGVSGSGKSSLAFDTIYSESRNRFTENLSSYARRMMNKVKKPDLEQCSGLTPAIAFRQNRFQKNPRSTVGTATKIYDLYRLLFSRFGENEKGEKGNLTMSDFSFNRAESSCPHCNGMGIMITADPQKFISFPDKSLLNGAMDGNKPGKFFGDIHGQFVPTLVQVGKELAIDFSLPYQELSEEAKEIAFYGCGERIFYVEWQFKRGNRSGTHQLQIPWHGFINELNEDYQIKKDGKRGEIYEFIMSEIKCPKCHGKRLKEKALSIKFKGFNISDISSWNIQKAQDYFKEQAKSSDIAAAQIFTQLNEKFNIFQQLGLGYLNIDRPIQSLSGGEAQRLRIASQLVSDLCGLTYVLDEPTVGLHSRDTEKLLKTISQLKENGNTIIMVEHDMEVIKNADHIIDLGPKAGNNGGEIITQGNIEKIKNSEDSITGKYLHQEINIPVSKAQLQTGIQIKAAHAHNLKNIDLKIPSGGMVAVTGVSGSGKSSLVFTVIAKSYKSGKAENCESISFDNINSISIMDQQSIGTSSLSNCATYTGIFEDIRDIFAKESEAKAKGFKKSHFSFNSKDGSCPACKGMGQNKVPMDFLSDVWVTCEICDGKRYKEEVLEVKHQEKSIDEVLKMSISEAKEFFSHAKKTAPALNILEEVGLGYIQLGQATSTLSGGETQRLKLAHELNKQSSSKTLFIFDEPSTGLHIQDVELLLKVFRKLVDEGHSLIIVEHNIDIIKAADWIIDLGPEGGDAGGELIFSGKLEELKTCDGSFTSMALC